One stretch of Cohnella algarum DNA includes these proteins:
- a CDS encoding cache domain-containing sensor histidine kinase, producing the protein MNHRPAIRMSFTTRMVLAFVLVILIPTTFTSFSFYLTAGGTVKQNVRESSIQIARQGADALSFILNAGSDISDLIYSDRRIQQVVASSPKTITDLTDWIEDEEYMKSYLNNVVYSSSFVNIAYILKDDETGWGSGAFSKIKLAEYDLLQQSWTAEARMKQGGLVWGWVQADSLSNGGDYTEMVLPIGRAMIDFQADKMIGYVLVNLNGRSLIDKVKEMKLGRTGQFIVVNEEAQIMIASDRGHIGKIVPNLELRNRILGNELVEFEFNHEGIRHYGVKQMLSNGWILVGTVPVAEITEKLSSLQRNALLSFGGFTLLGIAVGLIVANRVTFPIKRLTMQMKLVQKGDLSVRSDVMSGDEIGLLSHQFNKMISDINQLMDQVAREQQQKQDAELRAVIHRINPHFLFNTLGTIRWLIKYGESEKAYEGISALTRLLEANMGRQGNFVTIQEELDIIEKYLVILELRYNREFKLVVRMDQEASSFIIPRMLIQPLVENAIFHGIVPMDKDGVIEVNVVKSGEAVEISVKDNGGGILPEKSWLVESVGSAVESGQTGIGLRHVHESIELYYARGSSLSLELGKDGVIARIVLCARPDQLGGELS; encoded by the coding sequence ATGAATCATCGGCCGGCGATACGCATGTCGTTTACTACTCGAATGGTTTTGGCTTTCGTGCTCGTTATACTGATCCCGACCACATTTACGAGTTTCTCGTTCTATCTAACGGCTGGGGGTACCGTGAAGCAAAATGTCCGCGAATCCTCCATCCAAATTGCTCGGCAAGGGGCAGACGCGCTGTCATTCATCTTGAACGCGGGGAGCGACATTTCCGATCTGATCTACAGCGACCGGCGAATTCAGCAAGTCGTTGCATCCAGTCCGAAAACCATCACGGATTTGACTGATTGGATCGAAGACGAGGAATACATGAAGTCTTATTTGAACAATGTTGTCTATTCCAGCTCGTTCGTTAACATTGCGTACATTCTTAAAGATGACGAGACTGGCTGGGGGAGCGGCGCATTCTCCAAAATCAAACTTGCGGAATACGATCTGCTTCAACAATCCTGGACAGCCGAGGCCCGGATGAAGCAGGGCGGACTCGTATGGGGATGGGTCCAGGCAGACAGTCTGAGCAATGGTGGAGACTATACCGAAATGGTGCTTCCGATCGGGCGCGCGATGATTGACTTCCAAGCCGATAAAATGATTGGTTACGTGCTCGTAAACCTGAACGGTCGATCTTTGATTGATAAAGTGAAAGAGATGAAGTTAGGGCGGACGGGGCAATTCATCGTCGTGAACGAAGAAGCGCAGATCATGATTGCTTCCGATCGCGGACATATCGGCAAAATCGTGCCGAACCTCGAACTCCGAAACCGAATTCTCGGAAACGAATTGGTCGAATTTGAATTTAATCACGAGGGCATCCGTCACTACGGCGTCAAGCAAATGTTGAGCAACGGTTGGATTCTCGTAGGGACGGTGCCCGTTGCCGAGATTACGGAGAAACTAAGCTCGTTACAGCGCAACGCACTCCTCTCCTTCGGTGGATTTACGTTGCTTGGGATCGCAGTGGGCCTTATTGTCGCGAATCGTGTTACGTTTCCCATTAAACGTCTGACGATGCAGATGAAGCTGGTACAGAAAGGCGATTTGTCCGTTCGTTCAGATGTGATGTCGGGAGATGAAATCGGGCTATTGAGCCATCAATTCAATAAGATGATTTCGGACATTAACCAGTTGATGGATCAGGTGGCACGGGAACAGCAACAAAAGCAGGATGCGGAACTTCGTGCAGTTATCCACCGGATTAACCCCCATTTTCTCTTCAATACGCTCGGTACGATAAGATGGTTGATTAAATACGGCGAATCGGAGAAGGCATACGAAGGTATTTCGGCGCTTACTAGGCTGCTGGAGGCCAATATGGGGCGGCAAGGAAACTTCGTAACCATTCAAGAAGAGCTCGACATTATCGAGAAATATCTGGTGATACTTGAACTTCGCTATAATCGGGAATTTAAGTTAGTTGTCCGGATGGACCAAGAAGCTTCGTCATTTATCATTCCGCGGATGCTGATTCAACCGTTGGTCGAGAACGCGATCTTTCACGGCATTGTGCCAATGGATAAGGACGGCGTGATAGAGGTAAATGTCGTTAAATCGGGAGAAGCCGTCGAAATATCCGTGAAAGATAATGGGGGCGGGATTCTGCCGGAGAAATCGTGGCTTGTAGAATCAGTAGGTTCTGCAGTCGAATCCGGCCAAACCGGAATCGGGTTGCGACATGTCCACGAAAGCATTGAATTGTACTATGCCCGCGGGTCAAGTTTATCGCTCGAGCTAGGGAAAGACGGTGTGATTGCCCGGATTGTACTGTGTGCCAGACCGGATCAGCTGGGAGGAGAATTATCATGA
- a CDS encoding carbohydrate ABC transporter permease, with product MSSPVPVKQGQPIQKTKIQTGLRQWAAVLPFIAIGILGTAVFVIYPMIKNIMVSFQDYSIMPNATNEWVGLDNYKKVFDDPNERFLIAIKNTFLNVVATVPINWFLAIFFAVLINARFVKYKIAFRTIYYLPIVTSWIIVALLFKYLFADGDGGFVNFILHKQLGLISEPIAWRSQYWTGMLLIWIFHIWKTVGWGVVIYLAALQGVPRDLYEAADIDGAGAIQKFWSITIPVLRPITVFVLINLINGAFGFFPQVYFVTGGGPMNQTQVIPSLIYIEAFSNLKFGPASAMGVMMGIMVFLLTYSQMKKIGRQRMF from the coding sequence ATGTCCAGCCCCGTGCCGGTAAAGCAAGGTCAACCGATCCAGAAGACGAAAATCCAGACAGGGTTACGGCAATGGGCGGCCGTGCTGCCCTTTATCGCGATCGGCATCCTTGGGACGGCCGTATTCGTTATTTACCCGATGATCAAGAACATCATGGTCAGCTTTCAGGACTACAGCATCATGCCCAACGCCACCAACGAATGGGTCGGCCTGGACAATTACAAAAAGGTATTTGACGATCCAAACGAAAGGTTTCTCATTGCCATCAAAAATACGTTTCTCAACGTAGTCGCAACGGTACCGATCAACTGGTTTTTGGCAATCTTTTTCGCCGTCTTAATCAATGCGAGGTTTGTCAAGTATAAAATCGCTTTCCGGACGATCTACTACTTACCGATTGTTACGTCCTGGATTATCGTAGCGCTTCTGTTCAAGTATTTGTTCGCCGACGGCGACGGCGGTTTCGTCAACTTTATCCTGCACAAGCAACTCGGTCTGATCTCGGAACCAATTGCATGGAGAAGCCAGTACTGGACCGGCATGCTCCTGATTTGGATATTCCACATCTGGAAGACGGTCGGCTGGGGCGTCGTCATTTACTTGGCCGCGCTGCAAGGCGTGCCGAGAGATCTCTACGAAGCAGCAGACATCGACGGGGCAGGCGCCATTCAGAAGTTCTGGAGCATCACGATCCCGGTTCTTAGGCCGATTACCGTGTTCGTCCTGATCAACTTGATTAACGGTGCGTTCGGCTTCTTCCCGCAAGTGTACTTCGTCACGGGCGGCGGTCCGATGAACCAGACCCAAGTTATTCCGAGTTTGATTTATATCGAAGCATTCTCGAATCTGAAGTTTGGTCCTGCTTCGGCAATGGGCGTTATGATGGGGATCATGGTCTTCTTGCTGACGTATTCGCAAATGAAAAAAATCGGAAGACAACGAATGTTCTAA
- a CDS encoding response regulator transcription factor, which produces MMQWRALIVDDEPVIRMGIKASVDWAAEQIELAGDCANGAEALEVIARESVHILITDIKMPIMDGLTLASRAMAVNPRIKVVLVSSYNDFEYVRQGLKIGAIDYILKHTLEPEELLLVIRKCKELLVEEQRKERLHQRPNEMSVRDRMRFEQELKRHLVHRTEHLPEDGYPSWVMGLYRAMYVKLNRVYAIEEQQGYLFKSVLLDQLVDSFYRVVPNGVAIQTAENELFFVLPSGVPEAVEISKLKQALEKDSDVTVTIGHTTGSGHGSLRECFLASREAAERGFFKGAGIYDHRDPVYVRAAGKRLPSTLLPYAADEDESGIDRSLREWCSEWENGGISPAVLKEEACRVLSLMYKHSVDPYALVESFDRLFKTESLPELSRLLKEQIFELRKHKTEVQTNQAARNPIDRALDYINARYLESLTLQEVADAVHVSKNYFSILFKKITGHNFIDYVILLRVQKARELLVTTDLKVYEVAEQSGFNDVKYFSKLFKKMTGCSPVDYRDKQMASADGFWGAGGNAE; this is translated from the coding sequence ATGATGCAGTGGCGAGCACTCATCGTTGACGACGAGCCTGTCATCCGAATGGGAATCAAAGCTTCGGTGGACTGGGCGGCTGAACAGATCGAACTTGCCGGCGATTGTGCGAACGGGGCCGAGGCGCTGGAAGTAATCGCACGCGAATCCGTCCATATCCTGATTACCGATATTAAGATGCCGATCATGGATGGTCTGACGCTCGCAAGCCGCGCCATGGCGGTCAACCCGCGGATCAAAGTCGTGCTGGTCAGCAGTTACAACGATTTCGAGTATGTCCGGCAAGGGCTTAAAATCGGGGCAATCGATTATATTTTGAAGCATACGCTCGAACCGGAAGAACTGCTGCTTGTTATTCGAAAATGCAAGGAGTTGCTTGTTGAAGAGCAGCGAAAAGAAAGATTGCATCAGAGACCGAATGAAATGTCGGTGCGAGATCGCATGCGCTTCGAACAAGAACTGAAACGGCATCTCGTCCATAGAACGGAGCACCTTCCGGAAGACGGATATCCGTCTTGGGTTATGGGCTTGTATCGGGCCATGTACGTAAAACTGAATCGAGTTTACGCAATCGAAGAACAACAAGGGTACCTCTTTAAATCAGTACTGCTCGATCAGTTGGTCGACTCCTTTTATCGCGTCGTTCCGAATGGGGTAGCCATCCAGACCGCAGAGAACGAGTTATTCTTCGTGTTGCCGAGTGGAGTCCCTGAAGCGGTAGAGATATCTAAGTTAAAACAAGCTTTAGAAAAGGATTCGGACGTCACCGTTACGATCGGTCATACGACTGGCAGCGGCCACGGTTCCTTAAGGGAGTGCTTTCTAGCCAGCCGAGAGGCAGCCGAGCGAGGGTTCTTCAAGGGAGCCGGCATTTACGATCACCGTGATCCCGTGTATGTTCGAGCAGCCGGAAAGCGTCTGCCGTCGACATTACTGCCGTATGCAGCCGATGAAGACGAATCGGGTATCGACCGATCGCTTCGGGAATGGTGTTCCGAATGGGAGAACGGCGGCATTTCACCGGCGGTGCTCAAGGAAGAAGCTTGCCGTGTCCTATCCCTCATGTACAAACACAGCGTTGACCCCTATGCGCTTGTCGAGTCGTTCGACCGCTTGTTCAAGACGGAATCGCTTCCGGAATTGTCCCGCTTGCTGAAGGAACAGATCTTCGAACTGCGCAAGCATAAGACGGAAGTTCAAACAAACCAAGCGGCGCGTAATCCGATTGATCGGGCATTGGATTACATCAATGCGCGGTACTTGGAATCGCTGACGCTGCAGGAAGTTGCGGATGCCGTGCACGTAAGCAAGAACTACTTCTCAATTCTATTTAAGAAAATAACGGGACATAATTTTATCGACTATGTCATTTTGCTGCGCGTCCAGAAGGCTCGGGAACTGCTTGTAACGACTGATTTGAAAGTGTATGAGGTGGCGGAACAATCCGGGTTCAATGATGTGAAGTACTTTAGCAAATTATTCAAGAAAATGACAGGGTGCTCGCCGGTCGACTATCGCGACAAGCAGATGGCGTCCGCAGATGGGTTCTGGGGCGCGGGAGGGAATGCCGAATGA
- a CDS encoding glycoside hydrolase family 66 protein — protein MKSRRMRTALIGSKLTIAALLLASCTANQGPIEPTEAEEAQILTYVTTDKARYAPGDKIQYNLKLASSQEGGKIRVQYRHLDEVIEEKALNWDGSPELTWEWTPPTDDFKGYMTEIYLEQDKDIVDHENIAVDVSSDWGKFPRYGYLADFMAMDDAEQAAVIERLNRFRINGLQFYDWQWKHHIPLKTDSGKPAAEWPDIANRPVSFDTVKRYIDLAHGKNMKAMNYNLLFGAYEDAEQDGVKREWGLFKDPLGRNQDHHPLPDSWASNIMLVNPANEEWQQYLFRTEKETFEHLPFDGWHVDQLGDRGTLYDAEGNKVNLQEAYASFLLAAKEAVDVDYVMNAVGQFGQAFIAQTPVKFLYTEVWGGHPQFRNLKEIVDQNLKFSKGKLNTVFAAYMNYNYSNSQGEFNAPGVLLADAVMFASGASHLELGENMLSKEYFPHKNLKITEELERQLTVYYDFLTAYQNLLRDGVEEIEIPVTSTVIGLSTQPESGKVWQFAKRKGDQDILHLINFTSATTMEWNDTNATQAEPQLISDLAVSVETDRKVRAVWMATPDLYGGSPVQLEFEQRDDQVELGLPTLKYWDMIVIEYES, from the coding sequence ATGAAATCAAGACGAATGCGCACAGCCTTGATCGGTTCCAAGTTGACGATCGCAGCTCTATTGCTTGCCTCCTGCACCGCGAATCAAGGACCGATCGAACCTACGGAAGCCGAAGAAGCACAGATCCTGACGTACGTAACAACTGATAAAGCGCGTTATGCGCCGGGCGACAAGATACAATACAACTTGAAATTGGCATCTTCGCAGGAAGGAGGCAAGATACGCGTCCAATACCGGCACCTCGATGAGGTCATCGAAGAGAAGGCCTTGAATTGGGACGGGTCGCCTGAACTAACGTGGGAGTGGACGCCGCCGACGGACGATTTCAAAGGGTATATGACTGAGATTTATTTGGAACAGGATAAAGATATCGTCGACCATGAGAACATTGCCGTTGATGTGTCTTCCGATTGGGGCAAGTTCCCTCGATACGGTTATTTGGCTGATTTCATGGCCATGGACGACGCTGAACAGGCAGCGGTCATCGAGCGCTTAAATCGATTCCGGATTAACGGCCTCCAGTTCTACGACTGGCAATGGAAGCACCACATCCCGCTAAAGACGGATAGCGGCAAGCCGGCGGCCGAATGGCCGGATATCGCCAACCGACCCGTGTCGTTCGACACCGTCAAGCGATATATTGACCTTGCGCACGGCAAAAATATGAAGGCGATGAATTACAATTTATTATTCGGCGCATACGAAGATGCAGAGCAAGACGGCGTCAAGCGGGAGTGGGGACTTTTCAAGGATCCGCTCGGCCGCAATCAAGACCATCACCCGCTGCCGGACAGTTGGGCAAGCAATATTATGCTGGTCAATCCGGCGAACGAAGAATGGCAGCAATACTTGTTCCGGACGGAGAAAGAAACGTTCGAGCATCTGCCGTTCGATGGTTGGCACGTCGATCAACTAGGGGATCGCGGCACGCTGTACGATGCAGAGGGGAATAAGGTAAATCTTCAGGAAGCTTACGCATCATTCCTGCTTGCTGCAAAAGAAGCGGTCGACGTCGATTATGTCATGAATGCCGTCGGTCAGTTCGGGCAAGCGTTCATTGCCCAGACGCCGGTCAAATTCTTGTACACCGAAGTATGGGGCGGCCACCCGCAATTTCGGAATCTGAAGGAAATTGTTGATCAGAATCTCAAGTTCAGCAAGGGAAAGCTGAATACCGTCTTCGCCGCTTATATGAACTATAACTATTCCAATAGCCAGGGCGAATTTAACGCGCCGGGCGTCCTGCTCGCGGATGCCGTCATGTTCGCATCGGGTGCATCTCACCTCGAACTGGGCGAAAACATGTTGTCTAAGGAATATTTCCCGCACAAAAACCTAAAGATTACGGAAGAGCTTGAGCGTCAGTTGACGGTTTATTATGATTTCCTGACAGCCTATCAGAATTTGCTCCGGGATGGCGTCGAAGAAATCGAGATTCCGGTTACGTCGACCGTCATCGGATTGTCGACGCAGCCCGAATCGGGTAAGGTGTGGCAGTTCGCCAAGCGCAAAGGCGACCAGGATATCCTCCACCTGATCAACTTTACTTCCGCCACGACGATGGAGTGGAACGATACGAATGCGACGCAGGCAGAACCGCAACTCATCTCGGATCTTGCCGTGAGTGTCGAAACGGATCGCAAGGTACGTGCGGTATGGATGGCTACTCCTGATCTATACGGGGGTTCACCGGTACAATTGGAATTCGAGCAGCGGGACGATCAGGTCGAATTGGGCCTGCCAACCCTGAAGTATTGGGACATGATTGTAATTGAATACGAATCGTGA
- a CDS encoding methyl-accepting chemotaxis protein, translated as MRLPTRIKPFLPDFRSIRFKLTAVLLVLTLLPMSLVSSVLYMKSSGMILEKVGAASAQSVRQAVEKVEVQLAQYDRLALQLMMDSDVQEALNAVGTNQGVSEKVKRASDRTKELIAPLKEIAGTYYITSDERLESQLPLFYRVPEAERNNDLYASIQEAGGKTVYFGIAPSINSDLYLKGSPVIVLGKALKQLSGNRTVGIILMEIRSESLLQTLEDLKLHKDSEAFFVDEQGNVVAHRDMARIGEPSPISSGRPDEGQTVVGGKKSIASSHASAMTAWTLMTATPIEFVTRDIADLRIWIVICALAAALASSAVSFLAARRISRPLDSLMVAMREAEDGDLTVCVPVRGTDELARVAGSFNRMLHNIRSLLLQTKDATSAVLSAATTLEQVSARSAMTTGELVAATAQIAAGSMQQAEAAEAGYQKTRDLHEQMDSLKSVASHIRGMADAIRDRSLEGTTYMGQMTAKNKQSEAMLAGVFERINMLAASILSIRKVIVVMDGIMKKTNILSLNAGIEAARAGAVGKGFMVIADEIRQLAAQAKLSIEQVEGMIGGIQQEMNETTEFLNAAKPIFVEQHKSVSEATTVFRHMESSIGEFHVQLGGLEQSVHTLEEVERELQGVMSHVAGTSQETSASTEEMASGTEEQKNVTDRLVSLSVELKEMSERLQASVRTFTV; from the coding sequence ATGAGACTGCCGACACGAATTAAGCCATTCCTGCCGGATTTTCGTTCTATTCGATTTAAATTAACGGCCGTTTTGCTCGTGCTGACTCTGCTTCCTATGTCGCTCGTTAGCTCAGTGCTTTACATGAAGTCTTCAGGCATGATTCTTGAGAAAGTCGGAGCAGCGTCAGCCCAATCGGTGCGGCAAGCCGTGGAGAAGGTGGAAGTTCAACTTGCCCAGTACGACCGGCTGGCGCTCCAACTCATGATGGACTCGGATGTCCAGGAAGCTTTGAACGCCGTCGGCACGAATCAGGGCGTGTCGGAGAAGGTGAAACGCGCCAGCGATCGCACGAAAGAACTCATTGCTCCGCTTAAGGAGATCGCCGGTACCTATTACATCACGTCCGACGAAAGACTCGAGTCGCAGTTGCCGCTTTTCTATCGCGTCCCGGAAGCAGAGCGGAATAATGACCTTTATGCCAGTATCCAGGAAGCAGGGGGGAAAACCGTCTACTTCGGGATCGCACCAAGCATCAATTCGGACTTGTATTTGAAAGGATCGCCCGTTATCGTACTTGGGAAAGCGCTTAAACAGTTAAGCGGTAATCGGACGGTCGGCATCATTCTAATGGAAATTCGCAGCGAATCGTTGCTTCAGACGCTTGAAGATCTGAAGCTCCACAAAGACAGCGAGGCGTTCTTCGTTGACGAGCAAGGAAATGTCGTTGCTCATCGCGACATGGCGAGAATCGGTGAACCTAGCCCGATCTCGTCGGGTAGGCCTGATGAAGGTCAGACGGTTGTGGGTGGTAAGAAGTCGATTGCAAGTTCCCATGCTTCGGCTATGACCGCTTGGACATTGATGACGGCAACCCCGATCGAGTTCGTAACACGTGATATTGCGGACCTGCGGATTTGGATTGTCATATGCGCCCTGGCTGCCGCACTCGCAAGCTCGGCCGTATCCTTCTTGGCGGCCCGCCGGATTAGCCGGCCGCTGGATAGCCTCATGGTCGCCATGCGTGAAGCGGAGGACGGAGATTTGACGGTCTGCGTCCCGGTCAGAGGAACGGATGAGCTGGCCCGGGTCGCTGGCAGTTTTAACCGGATGCTGCATAACATTCGCAGTTTATTGCTACAGACGAAGGATGCAACTTCTGCCGTCCTGTCGGCAGCCACGACGCTGGAACAGGTGTCGGCACGTTCGGCCATGACAACCGGCGAATTAGTCGCTGCGACCGCGCAAATCGCTGCGGGATCGATGCAACAGGCTGAAGCTGCCGAAGCGGGTTATCAGAAAACGAGAGACCTACACGAGCAGATGGATTCGTTAAAATCTGTCGCTTCCCACATCCGCGGAATGGCTGACGCCATTCGCGATCGCAGTTTGGAGGGGACGACATATATGGGCCAAATGACGGCGAAGAACAAACAGTCTGAAGCCATGCTTGCAGGTGTGTTTGAACGAATAAATATGCTTGCCGCGAGCATTCTATCGATTCGCAAAGTAATCGTCGTCATGGACGGTATTATGAAGAAGACGAATATTCTTTCCTTGAATGCCGGGATCGAAGCTGCAAGGGCGGGGGCGGTCGGGAAAGGATTTATGGTTATCGCGGATGAAATTCGCCAACTTGCCGCGCAAGCGAAGTTGTCGATCGAACAAGTCGAAGGGATGATTGGCGGTATTCAGCAGGAAATGAACGAGACGACCGAGTTCCTGAACGCCGCGAAGCCCATTTTTGTCGAACAGCATAAATCGGTCTCTGAAGCGACCACCGTCTTTCGCCATATGGAATCCAGCATAGGTGAATTTCACGTACAGCTCGGGGGACTGGAGCAATCCGTTCACACACTCGAAGAGGTCGAACGGGAATTGCAAGGTGTCATGAGCCATGTGGCGGGTACGTCTCAGGAGACCTCCGCATCGACGGAAGAGATGGCTTCCGGCACCGAAGAGCAGAAAAACGTCACTGACCGCCTAGTCAGTTTGTCGGTTGAATTAAAAGAAATGTCCGAGCGACTTCAAGCTTCGGTAAGGACGTTTACCGTTTAA
- a CDS encoding carbohydrate ABC transporter permease, which translates to MKTPLLAKVIVYAVIIIGALLFVFPFIYMILTTFFLGTNTLPKPDQVFAVTPNLTNYVTVWNKNNFVNYFMNSVIVTSVAMVGSLFLGALTAYGFARFSFPGKEVIFRLFLLTMFIPGVINIIPTFIIVKDLGLVNTYSGLWLVYIAGGVVGNLFFLRGFFESIPKELEESVLIDGGGNWRIFWNIYLPQSLPAMGTLAIFIFQGTWEEYFLALTLIKSEALRTLPIAILMFNDKYATNYGQVFAASLIALLPVMLIYMTFQKKFVQSGFNEGGVKG; encoded by the coding sequence ATGAAAACCCCGTTACTCGCAAAGGTTATCGTCTATGCCGTCATTATCATAGGCGCTCTCCTGTTCGTGTTTCCCTTTATTTATATGATCTTGACAACGTTCTTCCTCGGCACCAATACGTTGCCGAAGCCCGACCAAGTCTTCGCTGTCACCCCGAACTTGACGAACTATGTGACGGTTTGGAACAAAAACAATTTCGTCAATTATTTCATGAACAGCGTAATCGTCACATCCGTCGCAATGGTCGGTTCGTTGTTCCTAGGCGCGTTGACCGCCTACGGGTTCGCCCGCTTTTCTTTCCCCGGTAAGGAAGTGATCTTTCGACTGTTCCTGCTTACGATGTTCATACCAGGCGTCATTAATATTATTCCGACGTTTATCATCGTGAAGGACCTCGGGCTTGTCAACACGTACAGTGGTTTGTGGCTCGTCTATATCGCGGGGGGCGTCGTCGGGAATTTGTTCTTCCTCCGCGGTTTCTTCGAAAGCATACCGAAAGAACTGGAAGAATCCGTGTTGATTGACGGCGGCGGCAACTGGCGCATTTTCTGGAACATTTATTTACCACAGTCGCTGCCCGCGATGGGAACCTTGGCTATCTTCATTTTCCAAGGCACTTGGGAGGAATATTTCCTTGCGCTCACGCTCATTAAGAGCGAAGCGCTGCGGACGCTGCCGATCGCGATACTGATGTTCAACGACAAGTATGCGACCAACTACGGTCAAGTGTTCGCCGCTTCGCTCATCGCGCTGCTCCCCGTCATGCTGATCTATATGACGTTCCAAAAGAAATTCGTACAGTCCGGCTTCAACGAGGGCGGCGTGAAAGGATAA
- a CDS encoding extracellular solute-binding protein: MMRKLAIVWLSMMISLTGCMGDSIIDDPEKVKKMGEIGSKKIVIWHTYSDEETSVFENEIIPAFEAAYPDIRIESIRQTHNQEYLSALMARVAAGKSPDIIRMDYSWIPLFASRGLLQPLEGYESFEEHASRLRGPMLDSNRFDGHVYGLPLNMAAKAAIYNRKLLEKAGLQTPPSSMAEVIELAQSNGYVIGMGGIGLWHSLPYFTALGGQLADERFTRTNGYLNSDASVEAVRTLLNLYKQGIIYPNMFVGNGDLWNNIYKSDHLLMIDEGPWYHSIMMNSSSLDSDLLAETWTAPFPTDGPYGSIIGGESLVMTKGAQFKAEAWTFMMWMTRKETQQRLFTANLIPVNMDALEAETKALGEHPDRQYLMPFITGIQKAFYRPPLAEWNEIEVIYNDTLEDIFVRDKDIEEALDQAVLQIDALLDPTSE; the protein is encoded by the coding sequence ATGATGCGAAAGCTTGCCATCGTTTGGTTGTCAATGATGATTTCGCTTACCGGGTGCATGGGCGATTCGATCATTGACGACCCCGAAAAGGTTAAGAAAATGGGCGAGATCGGCAGCAAGAAAATCGTGATTTGGCATACCTACAGTGACGAGGAAACGAGCGTATTCGAGAACGAGATCATTCCTGCTTTCGAAGCGGCGTATCCCGATATTCGGATAGAATCTATACGGCAGACCCACAACCAAGAGTACTTATCCGCTCTAATGGCTCGGGTCGCGGCCGGCAAGTCGCCGGACATCATCCGGATGGATTACTCCTGGATACCGCTGTTCGCGAGTCGGGGACTGCTCCAGCCGTTAGAGGGGTACGAAAGCTTCGAGGAGCATGCATCGCGACTTCGCGGACCCATGTTGGATTCGAATCGATTTGACGGACATGTTTACGGGCTTCCGCTCAATATGGCTGCCAAAGCCGCAATCTATAACCGCAAACTGCTGGAGAAAGCGGGATTACAAACGCCACCGTCTTCGATGGCAGAGGTGATTGAGTTAGCACAAAGCAATGGTTACGTTATCGGAATGGGCGGCATCGGCTTGTGGCATAGCCTGCCATACTTTACGGCACTCGGCGGGCAGCTTGCGGACGAGCGATTTACCAGAACGAATGGTTATCTAAATAGCGATGCAAGCGTTGAGGCCGTTAGGACGCTGCTGAATCTGTACAAACAAGGCATCATCTATCCCAATATGTTCGTCGGCAACGGCGATCTTTGGAACAATATCTATAAGTCCGACCATCTCCTGATGATCGACGAGGGGCCGTGGTATCATAGTATTATGATGAATTCGTCCAGCTTGGATTCGGATCTGCTCGCCGAGACATGGACGGCGCCGTTCCCCACAGACGGTCCTTATGGCTCGATTATAGGCGGAGAAAGTCTCGTCATGACCAAGGGTGCCCAATTCAAAGCGGAGGCTTGGACGTTTATGATGTGGATGACGCGGAAAGAAACGCAACAACGTTTGTTTACTGCTAACCTGATACCGGTAAATATGGACGCACTGGAAGCCGAGACGAAAGCGTTGGGCGAGCATCCGGATCGTCAGTATTTGATGCCCTTTATCACCGGTATTCAAAAAGCGTTTTATCGCCCGCCCTTGGCGGAATGGAACGAGATAGAAGTTATCTACAACGATACGCTAGAGGATATCTTTGTACGAGACAAGGACATCGAAGAGGCGTTGGATCAGGCTGTCCTTCAGATCGATGCGCTTCTCGACCCAACTTCGGAATAA